In the genome of Streptomyces violaceoruber, the window CGCCGAGCTGCTCAAGTCCCTCGACGAGCCGAGCCGGCAGTCCCTGCGGCTACTGCTCGACGGGCTGGCCGACCACTGGTCCCTGGACGGGCTCACCCACCACGTCTACGGCGTCCCGAAGGTCCAGGCGGGCTTCCCGGCCGACGCCACGCCCAAGGAGCTGCCGCCGGAGATCAAGACCGCCCAGCGGACGTTCTTCGCGCTGCTCTACCACCTGCTCGTCGGCCGCGACACCGGCCCGCGCCTGCCCACGCTGCTGCTCGCGGTGGGGCAGGACCGGGTGCGGACCCTGCTCGGCGAGTAGGACCGGCGGTACCACGGCGAAGGGGGCGCCCGGCGAACACCGGGCGCCCCCTTCGCCGTACTCGCGGTCCTAGGGGGTGTCGTTTGGATCTTGCCGGGGGCGCGAGGTCCGGCACGCACATCTGCGGCGTTGTCGTCGGTTGCCAGGGTTCCGTCCTGTCGCCCTCCTCCGCCTTGCAGCTGCACGCGCCAGACCCCGCTCGGATCGGCCACAAGGCACCGTCGGCCGCGGCCGGCCTGATCCAAACGACACCTAGGCGATGTGCTCTTCCTGGAGCTCCCGCATGTGGCGCTCGCTGAACGCCTTCACCATGCGATCGGCCTCACGCGGAGCCAGCGGCACCCCGAAGGTCGCCTCCACGTCGCCCCGGAACTGGGCGACCGTGGGGTAGCTGCCGTCGATCGACTTCCGGAAGACCGTGTAGTAGTCCTCCTCGGTCGGTGCCGGCTCGGCCGGACCGGCACCCTCGCCCAGCTCACGGGTGCGGCCCGGCACGACCGGTATCGGGAAGCTGCCCGTCTCCTCCGGCGAGGGCTCCAGCAGCGGGGGCTCCTCCTCGTACTGGTCCCGGTACTCGTCGGCCTGCTGCTGCTCCTCGTACCACTGGGCGTACTGCTCGCCCGGGTCGTAGCTGGGGTCGTAACCGCCCTGGTAGGCGACCTGGCGGGTGTTGAACCAGGGGCTCTGCTCCGGGCCGTCCTCCTCCCCGGCGCCCTGCGGCGACGGCCCCTCGGGCCCGGAGGGCTCCGCGGGCCGGGGCCGGTCCGCCTCGGGGCCCTTGACCAGCTCGGCGCGCTGCTCGCCCGCGGGAGCCTGCGGGTCCGTCTCCTGGAGCTGCCGCGGCACCGGCGGGAGCAGGGCCGGTTCGATGCCCGCCGCCGCCAGCCCGGCGGGGCCGGTCTGCGCCAGCGGGACGCCGTAGCGGGCCAGCCGCAGCGGCATCAGGGACTCCACGGGCGCCTTGCGGCGCCAGGCGCGGCCGAAGCGGGACCGCAGCCGGGCCCGGTAGACCAGCCGCTCCTGCTCCAGCTTGATGACCTGCTCGTAGGAGCGCAGCTCCCACAGCTTCATGCGCCGCCACAGCAGGAAGGTCGGCACCGGCGACAGCAGCCACCGGGTGAGGCGCACGCCCTCCATGTGCTTGTCGGCGGTGATGTCGGCGATCCGGCCGATCGCGTGCCGGGCGGCCTCCACCGACACCACGAACAGGATCGGGATCACGCCGTGCATGCCCACGCCCAGCGGATCGGGCCAGGCCGCGGCGCCGTTGAACGCGATCGTCGCCGCCGTCAGCAGCCACGCCGTCTGCCGCAGCAGCGGGAAGGGGATGCGGATCCAGGTCAGCAGCAGGTCCAGGGCGAGCAGCACACAGATGCCCGCGTCGATGCCGATCGGGAAGACGTACGAGAAATTCCCGAACCCCTTCTTCAGGGCCAGTTCCCGCACTGCCGCGTACGAACCCGCGAAGCCGATCCCGGCGATGATGACGGCACCGAAGACGACCAGGCCGATGAGGACGCGATGCGTCCGGGTCAGCTGAAGTGGCGCGGCCACCCGTACTCCCCTCCCATTGCGTGTTGTTGCGCGCAACAGAGTGGCACATGTGTGCGGGGGACGGGTGGCCGGTAGGTCGAAGAGGGCCGTCAGCTCGACTTCGAAGGGGCCTTCGAGGACGTCTCGGACGCCGGCTTCGAGGGGGACCCGGAGCCCTGCGGCGTGCCGCTCGGCGTGCCGCCGGCCGAGGTGTCGTTGGCCTTCATCACCGCGGCCACGGCCTCCTTGGCCGCCTTCTGCGCGTCCTTCACCAGGTCGCCGGCGTCCGGGGTCTTGTCGCCCGCCAGGCCCGCGCCGTTGAAGTCGAGGGTCACGACGACGTTCTCGACCCGTGCCACGACCGTCTGCTGCTTGAAGGTGCCTTCCTTCTTCTTCAGGTCGTAGCTCACCACGGAGGCCTCGTTGCCCGTGCGGCTCACCGGCGCGGTCTTGAGGCTCTTCGCGCCCTCCGCGGCCTGCGCGTCCTTCAGCTGCTTCAGGTAGTAGTCGTGCGCCAGCTTCTCGCCCTCGCCGCGCGTCACGTCCGACTCGAAGCGCAGCATCGACACGCTCAGCCAGCGGAACTGAGAACCCTTCACGCCGTTGTCATCGAGGCTGTCCCAGGAGCAACCGGCCCGCATCGCGGTGTCGTTGGAGGAACCCTCCTTGCCGGAGTCGGCCTTGGGCACCAGGTCGTCCAGCGTCTTCTTCGACACCACCGAGCACGGCTCCGGAAGCTTCCCGTACGCCGCGGCCTTCACCGTCGGGGACGGGCTCGCGGACTTCGACGCGGCGGACTCCTCCGCGGCCTTGTCCTTGCCGTCGTCGGAGCCGGAGTCCGAGGAGCAGCCGGCTGCCACCAGCATCACGGGTACGGCGGCCGCGCCGACAAGGACGCGGGTGAGTCGCTTCGCTCGCTTCGCTTGCGGGTCTCGCTGGTCACGCTGGGCTCGTAGCTGCATGGTTCCTTCACTCATGGCACTCGTGGTTCCTGCGTTCGGAACGGGTCCGAGGGGCCACCGTACGCGGTGAGGAAATCGTGCGGCCCCGCTTCGGCGGCAGCGCGCGCGGGCGCGGGGGAGCCCCGGCGGGACTCAGCCGCCCAGTGAATCCGCCAGCTGGGAAGCCAGATTCCGCGCCATGTCCTGCATTTCCTCGCTGTCCGGGACGACTCCGAGCGTCGCCGACTGCTCCGCGTACTCGATGGTCACCATGACGTTCGACGTGCGGAACGCCACAGTCACGGTGCGCCGCTTCGCCGTCGAGCCGGAGCTGCTGAGCGCGTCGTCCACGAACGCCTCGTCACCCAGGTCGTCCAGGAGCCGGGGCTGGACCTCGGCGGGGGACGCGGTCGACGAGGAGGAGGGGGAGGACGAGGGGGCGGAGGCCGAGGACGAGGGCGTCCCGCCCGCGCCGCCGGCCGGTTCGCCGGACTCCCCGGGCTCCCCGGACTTTCCGGAGGACGAGGAGGGGCTGCCGGACGGGGAGTCCGAGGCGGCGGACCCGGACTCCGAAACCACCGGCTCGGGCAGGTCGGCCGCCTCCACCTGCTGCGCGAACAGTTCCTCGGCCTCGCCCGCGTCGCTCACGGAGCCGTCGTACGACACCACCCGCTCGAAGTCCACGAAGAGATGGTCCGTGGCCTCGGCCGACTCCACCTTCCAGCGGCAGCCGACCTTGCGGTCCGTGTCGTACGCGAGCGTCGGCTCGCCGGAGTACGCCCGCGCGCGCTGCTCCTCGTCGGCGATCTCCTCGATGCCGGGCAGAAGGGTGTCCAGCGCCTTGTGGCCGACCACGGCGCACGGCTCCGGAAGGGTGCGGTACTTGCCGGGCTCGGCCGCCTCGGTCGCGACCCCGGGCTGACCCGGGTTCGAGTCGTCCGCCGTGGCGCCGCCGCCCGAACCGCCGGTGCAGCCGGCCAGCAACGCCGCCAGGAGGGCGGCGACGCCCGGTACGTAGGCCTTCCGCTGCACGGTGCGGCTCCTCTCGCCGGTGTGGCTGTGGTCGGTACTCCAGTGTCCCCGCTGGTTATTCGCTTGCCGCGCGGGGGCGTCCCCTGGAGACAATGTGTATCGCACGCGCCGCCGTGAACGCCGGTCAGCCGTCCCTTTGGCTGCCCTTGGCGCCGGTTTTGCGCTTCGAGACTTCTGCTTGTTTTCCGGGGGAATGAGGACGATATGTCGTACGTGGAGATGCCGGGCGCGAAGGTGCCGATCCGGATGTGGGCCGACCCGGCGACGGTCGAGGAGGGTGCGCTCCAGCAGCTGCGCAACGTCGCGACCCTGCCGTGGATCAAGGGCCTCGCGGTCATGCCGGACGTGCACTACGGCAAGGGCGCGACGGTCGGCTCCGTGATCGCGATGCGCGGCGCGGTGTGCCCGGCCGCGGTGGGCGTCGACATCGGCTGCGGCATGTCGGCGGTGAAGACCTCCCTGACGGCGAACGACCTGCCCGGGGACCTGTCCCGGCTGCGCTCGAAGATCGAGCAGGCGATTCCGGTGGGGCGGGGGATGCACGACAGCCCGCTGGAGCCGGGGCGCTTCCACGGGCTGGCGACGGGCGGCTGGGACGACTTCTGGGGGCGGTTCGACGGAGTCGCCGAAGCGGTCAAGTTCCGTCACGAACGGGCCGGAAAGCAGATGGGTACGCTCGGAGGCGGAAATCATTTCGTCGAAGTGTGCACGGATACGACCGGTTCTGTCTGGCTGATGCTGCACTCCGGTTCCCGCAACATCGGCAAGGAACTGGCCGAGCATCACATCGGCGTCGCCCAGAAGCTCCCGCACAACCAGGGTCTGGTCGACCGCGACCTCGCGGTGTTCGTCGCGGACACTCCGCAGATGGCCGCGTACCGCAACGACCTGTTCTGGGCGCAGGAGTACGCGAAGTACAACCGCACGCTCATGATGGCGCTCCTCAAGGACGTGGTCCGCAAGGAGTTCAAGAAGGCCAAGCCGGTCTTCGAGCAGGAGATCAGCGCCCACCACAACTACGTGGCCGAGGAGCGATACGACGGGATGGACCTGCTGGTGACCCGCAAGGGCGCGATCCGCGCGGGTTCCGGGGACTTCGGGATCATCCCCGGTTCCATGGGCACGGGTTCGTACATCGTGAAGGGACTCGGCAACGCCAAGTCCTTCAACTCCGCCTCCCACGGCGCCGGTCGGCGGATGAGCCGGAACGCCGCCAAGCGCCGCTTCTCCACCAAGGACCTGGAGGAGCAGACGCGGGGTGTGGAGTGCCGCAAGGACTCCGGCGTCGTGGACGAGATCCCGGGCGCCTACAAGCCGATCGACCAGGTCATCGACCAGCAGCGCGACCTGGTGGAGGTCGTGGCGAAGCTGAAGCAGGTCGTCTGCGTGAAGGGCTGACGCCCGGACGCGCCAGGTGCACCGGGGGCGGGTCTACGCCTCCCGGTGCACCTTCGTGTTCGAGGCCTGGGCGCGGGGGCGGACGACCAGGAGGTCGATGTTGACGTGGGCGGGGCGGGTGACCGCCCAGGTGATGGTGTCGGCGACGTCGTCGGCGGTCAGGGGGGCGGCGACGCCCTGGTAGACCTTGGCCGCCTTGTCCTGGTCGCCGGCGAAGCGGGTCAGGGCGAACTCGTCGGTCTTGACCATGCCGGGCGCGATCTCGACGACGCGGACCGGGCGGCCGACGATCTCCAGGCGCAGGGTCTCGGCGAGGACGTGCTCGCCGTGCTTGGCGGCGACGTAGCCCGCGCCGCCCTCGTAGGTGGACAGGCCCGCGGTGGAGGAGACGACCACGACCGTGCCGTCGCCGCTCGCCTCCAGCTTGGGGAGCAGGGCCTGGGTGAGGTTGAGGGTGCCGATGACGTTCGTCTCGTACATGCGGCGCCAGTCGTCCGGGTCGCCGGTGGCCACCGGGTCGGCGCCGAGCGCGCCGCCCGCGTTGTTGACCAGGACGCCGACCGTCTTGAACGCGGTCGCGAACTCGTCGACCGCCTCGCGGTCGGTGACGTCCAGGGGGTAGGCCGTCGCCTTGTGGCCGGCCGCCTCGATCTCCCCGGCGAGCGCCTCGATGCGGTCCTTGCGGCGGGCGGTGAGGACCACGCGGTACCCGGCCGCGGCGAGCTGCCGCGCCGTGGCGGCGCCGATGCCGCTGCTCGCGCCGGTCACGACGGCGATGCGGGAGGCGGCGGACGGGGCGGCTGCTGCGGTGGCCATGGTGCTGCTCCTCGGTCGGTGGTGCGGGTCGCCGACCAGGGTAGTCAGCGCGCCGGGCGGCCCTCGTGGTCAGCCGCCGTTGCGCGGGGCCCACATGATCAGGGCCATCCCGGCCAGGCAGACCAGCGCCCCGGCGATGTCCCAGCGGTCCGGGCGGTAGCCGTCGGCGACCACGCCCCACAGGATCGAGCCGGCCACGAAGATCCCGCCGTACGCGGCGAGGATGCGGCCGAAGTGCGCGTCGGGCTGGAAGGTGGCGACGAAGCCGTAGGCGCCGAGGGCGAGGACCCCGCCCGCCGCCCAGAGCCAGCCGCGCTGCTCGCGCACGCCCTGCCACACCAGCCAGGCGCCGCCGATCTCGAACAGGGCGGCGACGACGAAGAGGGCGGCGGAGCGGAGCACGAGCATGCGGGCAGCTTCGCACGGACCTGCGGAATAACGGGTCGGGGGTCGCCGTTGGACGGGTATAGTTGAACAGTCAACAAAGCGGAGGTTGAGCGATCATGCAGTTCGGCATCTTCACCGTCGGCGACGTCACGCCCGACCCGACCACGGGCCGTACGCCGACCGAGCGTGAGCGCATCAAGGCGATGGTCGCCATCGCGCTCAAGGCGGAGGAGGTCGGGCTCGACGTCTTCGCGACCGGCGAGCACCACAACCCGCCCTTCGTGCCCTCGTCGCCGACGACCATGCTCGGCTACGTCGCGGCCCGCACCGAGCGGCTGGTGCTCTCCACCTCCACCACCCTGATCACCACGAACGACCCGGTGAAGATCGCCGAGGACTTCGCGATGCTCCAGCACCTGGCCGACGGCCGGGTGGACCTGATGATGGGGCGCGGCAACACCGGCCCGGTCTACCCCTGGTTCGGCAAGGACATCCGCGAGGGCATCAACCTCGCCGTCGAGAACTACAACCTGCTGCACCGCCTGTGGCGCGAGGACGTGGTGAACTGGGAGGGCAAGTTCCGCACCCCGCTCCAGGGCTTCACCTCCACTCCGCGTCCGCTGGACGGCGTCGCGCCCTTCGTCTGGCACGGCTCCATCCGCTCCCCGGAGATCGCCGAGCAGGCCGCGTACTACGGCGACGGCTTCTTCCACAACAACATCTTCTGGCCCGCCGACCACACCAAGCGCATGATCGAGCTGTACCGGGCCCGCTACGCCCACTACGGGCACGGCACGCCCGAGCAGGCGATCGTCGGCCTCGGCGGCCAGGTGTTCATGCGGAAGAACAGCCAGGACGCGGTCCGTGAGTTCCGGCCCTACTTCGACGAGGCCCCGGTCTACGGGCACGGGCCGTCGCTGGAGGACTTCACCGCGCAGACACCGCTCACCGTCGGCTCGCCGCAGCAGGTGATCGAGAAGACGCTCGCCTTCCGCGACTACGCCGGCGACTACCAGCGCCAGCTGTTCCTGATGGACCACGCCGGGCTGCCCCTGAAGACCGTCCTGGAGCAGCTCGACCTGCTCGGCGAGGAGGTCGTCCCGGTGCTGCGCGAGGAGTTCGCCAAGAACCGCCCGGCCGACGTGCCGGACGCGCCGACCCACGCGTCCCTGCTGGCCTCCCGCAAGGGCGCCCCGACCGAGGAAGGAGCGCGCGCATGAAGCTCGTCGTCGTCTCCGCGGGGCTGAGCGTCCCGTCGTCCACGCGGCTGCTCGCCGACCGGCTGGCCGCGGTCGCCGCTCCGGCGGCCACCGCGCCCGAGCCCGGTCCGGCCGACGTCCGGGTGATCGAGCTGCGCGACCTCGCCGTGGAGATCGCGCACACCTTCACCAACGGCTTCCCGGCACCGGCGCTCGCGGACGCGTTCGCCGAGGTCGCGGCGGCCGACGGACTGATCGTCGTCACGCCGGTGTTCTCGGCGTCGTACAGCGGGCTGTTCAAGTCGTTCTTCGACGCGCTGAGCGTCACCGACGAGGACGCCCTCACCGGGAAGCCGGTGCTGATCGCCGCGACCGGCGGCACCGGCCGGCACTCCCTGGTGCTGGAGCACGCCCTGCGACCGCTCTTCGCCTACCTGAAGGCCGTGATCGTCCCCACCGGCGTGTACGCCGCCTCCGAGGACTGGGGCGCGGAGGGGCTGGACGCCCGGATCGAGCGGGCCGCGACCGAGCTGGCGGCGCTGATGTCGGGGCTGTCGGGGTCCGCGCGGGCGTCCGGTCCTTCGGCGGGCCGCCCGCTGCCGAAGCGGGACTCCTTCGAGGAGGTCACGCCCTTCGCGGAGCGGCTCGCCGCGCTGAGCGTCCCGGGCCCGAGCCCGGCGCCGTAGGGCGGCCGCCGGCGGGGGCCGGGCACCGGCCGTATCACCGCATCGTGTGACGCCGCGGGGTTCCCGCCCGGCCCGGTCGGCGGTTCACTACGGTGTGGCCAGGATGAGCAGACCCCAGCCGGGACAGTCGCCCGACCGGTTACCCGAGAAGCCGTTGCCCCGGTGGTTTCCGGCGGCCCTCCCCGTGTCCGTACTGGTGGCCGTCCTGTGGGGACCGGTGTACGCGGCGGTGCTGTGCGGCGTGGCAGCCGTGGCCGTCGCGTACGCCACGACCAGGAAGCCCGAGCTGTGGCACCTGGCGGCCGGGACCGGCCTGTGCGCGGCGGGTGTGCTGGCGCAGGCCTTCGCCTACTACCTGATCCTGCGGGACGGTTCGCTCGGCCCGCACGGGAGCGCGGCCGTCCTCTTCCTCCTCGGCCTCCAGTTCTTCCTGCACGGCAGGAAGGTGCGGCGCGCGGCGCAGCTCACCTTGTCGGCGCTGCGGCGGCACCGCGAGGAGAACGGGCTGCTCCGGGCCGCCGAGCCGCTCGGCGAGCGGCGGCCGGGGGCGCGCCGGGTCCCGTTCGCGATGACGAGCGTCTTCGGCGCGGTCGTCTCCGGGCTCGGCTCGCTGTTCCTCTGCTTCACCCTTCTCGCCCTGCGGGACCTGCTGACGACCGGCGACAACCCGTGGTGGGCGTCCCTGGTCGTCGCCGCCCTGTGTGCGCAGGCGGTCCTCTTCATCGGCCTGGGCAACACGATCCTGCGCACCGGAGTGCAGTACTACGACACGGTCGTCTCCTCCCCGGACGACCTCGCGGGCCGCCAGTACGTCCTCTACCTGCGCTCCTTCCGCGACGACCACCGGCTCTCGCGCCCCCACCGCGTCCCCCTGGCGGGCGCCTGGCCGGCCGCCGCCGTCAGCCTCGGCCAGGGCGAGGAGGAGCGCATCGCCGACGCCCTGTCCTGGGCCGGCCCCCTCGTCGGGGTGGGGGCGCCCGGGGAGCGCGTGCCCCGGGCCGGTGCCCGGCGGATGTACCTGCCGCCGGACGACTGGCAGAGGCCGGTGAGCACCATGATGCGCGGCGCCGCGCTCGTCGTGATCGTGCTGGGGAAGGGACCGGGGACGCTCTGGGAGATCCGCGAGGCGATGCGGATCCTGCCTCCCGAGCGGCTGCTGCTGCTCGTGCCGATGAAGGAGAAGGCGTACGACGAGTTCCGGGAGCTGGCGGGCGACCTGGCGCCCGGCGTGCTGCCCGCGTACCGGCGCAGCCGTGCTTTGTCGTCCCGGGTCCGGGGAATCATCCACTTCGAGCCGGACTGGACGGCGCGGTTCGTCGCCCTGCGCCGGCCCCCGCCGCTCGAAGACCCGCTCGTGGGCTCTCTGGACCGTGCCATGTGGCCCGCCATGGTGCGCCTGACCGAACTCGAACTCGAACGGCGGGCGGACGGGAGGCGGGGCGAGGCATGAGCGACATGGGGGACGCGCTGTGGAACACGGAGGTCGGCCCGGCCGAGTACTCGGTGGCCGACGACCGCTACCGGCAGGCGGTGCTCGACCAGTACAAGCTCTGCGTGGAGATGGCCGACCGGGTCAGTGCCCGGCGGAATCTGACCAACACGTTCTTCCTGTCGCTCAACAGCGCGGTGGTCGCCGTGGTGGCCGCGGTGTCGGGCGGCGCACTGGCCGACGCGTCCGTCCCGCTGCTGCTGGCCGGGCTGGTCATCCTGCTGGTCCAGTGCGCCGCCTGGTACGTCATGGTGCGGTCGTACCGACAGCTCAACCGCGCCAAGTACGCGGTGATCGGCGCCTTCGAGGAGAGGCTGCCGGCGTTCGCGTACAGCAGGGGGGAGTGGGGCGCGCTGGGCGAGGGCCGGGACTGGCGCCGGTATCTGCCCCTGACCTACGTCGAGCAGTGGGTCCCGGTCGTCTTCGCCGGCTCCTACGTGACGGGCTTCTTCGCCCTCGTCACCCGGTGAGCCACGGGCCGCGATAGGATCCGGGGCCTGCCACCAGGCCATCGACCGAGGGGGAGAGCGTGACGGCCCTCGCGGTGACCGGGCACATGGACCTGACGGAGGAGAGCGTCCCCGCGGTCCGCGCCGCCCTGGACGGACTGCTGGCCCGGTACCGGGACTCGGGCCCGGGAAAGACGCTGGTCGGGATCTCCTGCATCGCCAGGGGGGCCGACTCGCTGTTCGCCGAAGCCGTACTGGCCGTCGGCGGTCGCCTGGTCGTCGTCGTCCCGTCGCGGGACTACCGCCGCAGCACGGTCGAGCCCGACGACGCCCCCCTCTTCGACCGCCTCGCCGCGGCCGCCGACGAGGTCGTCGTACTGCCCCGCGAGAGGGCCGACCGGCAGGCGTACGAGGCCGCCAACGCCCTGCTCCTCGAACGTGCCGACCGGCTGGTGGCCGTGTGGAACGGCGAACCGCCCAGCGGCCGGGGCGGCGGCACCGCCGACCTGGTGCTCGCGGCCCGGGCGGCGGGGATCCCCGTCGACGTCGTGTGGCCCGCGGGGGCCGCACGCCGGGCGGACTCCCGGTAGGAAGGGCCGCCGACCGGTGCGGACCGGCGCCGGAAGCGGAACCGGCGCCGGAACCGGAAGCGGAACCGGAAGCGGTTCGGAAGCGGTGCGCCGCTGGTTCCGGAAGCGGGGTCGCTGATGCCGTAAGGGCATGTCGACGTCACCGGCGGCCGTACGCCCCACCGCTGTCGCCGGCGCCGGCACCGGTGTCCTGACTCCCGGTGCCGGCGCCGACGTCGGCGCCGGCACCGGGGAGCCGCGTGGTGCGCAGATAGGTGCCGAGCACCGACAGGTCGGTCCGCTCCAGGTCGGCCGGGCGGATCACGACGCGCAGCTCCGGGGCGGTCGCCGGGTCACGGCGGCAGTGGTCGGCGAAGCTCTCCACGATCATGAGCAGCAGCCGGGTGCGGTCCAGCTCCACGATCCGGGCCAGCCCGGAGCCGATCAGGGGGATCGCGAGCGGCCGGTACATCCCGTACCGGGCGACGGCCGGCCACAGGGTGTCCAGGCTCGCCCGCAGGTCGGCCGGTCCGGAGCGGGCGACGAGGTCGTTGCCGAGCCGGGAGTAGGCCACCGCGAAGACCCGGCGGCCGTCGACCGTCAGCGGGACGGTGGTGCCCAGCGGGTAGCGCACCCGCCGGCCGCGCGGCTTGTCCTGGGGCCGCTCGGTGCGCACCGGCCGGAACGCCCTCAGCCCGGCCTGGATCCGGTCGTCCAGCAGCTTGCGCTCCCCGCCGAACAGCCGCTCCACCAGCTGGCCCTGGACGCTGTCCCGGCTGATCACCAGGTCCTGCTCAGTGGCGGTGTCGAAGGTGTCGGTGAACCCGACGACGAGATTGGCGTCGTCCTGGTCGAACAGGTCGCCGCGCACCACCACGAGGTCACCGGCGCCGGGGAACGGCTGCCGCAGCAGCTCCCGTCCGTGCCGCTCGCGCAGCCGGGCCCGCAGGGCGCCGAGCAGCTCGGCGACGTCCTGGTCGTCCGGCCGCTCCCGGGCCATCCGTTCCGCGACCGGCAGCGCGAGGTCGTGGCGGCCCAGGTCCATCCGGCTGCGGATCAGCTGGCGGCGGGCCGTCTCGTACAGCGCGGTGAGCCGGCGCGCCAGCGGCCGGGCGAAGTCCTCGTCGCCCGCCTCCGCCAGCGGACGGCCGCGCACCAGGGCCAGCGCCGCGGCCAGCCGGTCGGCGGCCGACGCGGGCGCCGCGAGCAGCGCGGAGTCGACCAGGTCGGTGAACTCCGCGCAGTCCAGTTCGCCGGGCGCGAGCACCAGCCGGTACGCCGTCTCGGGCGCCGGGCCGGCCAGCAGTTGCTCGGTGCGCAGCACCCGGGCGCCGTCACCGCGCTGCGCGGGGTCGAGGGCGCGGCGCAGTTCGAGGACGCGCTTTTGCACTTCGTTGCGGTGGCGCTGCGCCGCGTGCGGCTGCTCGCCGTCGAGTGCCCACACGTCCCGGTGCAGCCGGCGTACCGGGACGGGCTCGCCGTCCGCCGCCACCAGCCGGACCAGCAGCCGTGTCGTCAACGGGGTCAACCGGGCGGGTACGCCGTCGACTTCGAGCCTGGCCGGACCCAGGACGCTCACACGGATACGCGCCATACAAGTGGTCTCCACTCGCTTCACACTCTCCCGACCGGTGGTCGCGGGAGAGGTGTCGGCAGCGTATCAATTGTCCGTTTGGGGGAGTTGTGGTTTCGGTCGGTTCGTGCGGGGCCGGCCCCCGGGGCACGC includes:
- a CDS encoding DUF2637 domain-containing protein, with the translated sequence MAAPLQLTRTHRVLIGLVVFGAVIIAGIGFAGSYAAVRELALKKGFGNFSYVFPIGIDAGICVLLALDLLLTWIRIPFPLLRQTAWLLTAATIAFNGAAAWPDPLGVGMHGVIPILFVVSVEAARHAIGRIADITADKHMEGVRLTRWLLSPVPTFLLWRRMKLWELRSYEQVIKLEQERLVYRARLRSRFGRAWRRKAPVESLMPLRLARYGVPLAQTGPAGLAAAGIEPALLPPVPRQLQETDPQAPAGEQRAELVKGPEADRPRPAEPSGPEGPSPQGAGEEDGPEQSPWFNTRQVAYQGGYDPSYDPGEQYAQWYEEQQQADEYRDQYEEEPPLLEPSPEETGSFPIPVVPGRTRELGEGAGPAEPAPTEEDYYTVFRKSIDGSYPTVAQFRGDVEATFGVPLAPREADRMVKAFSERHMRELQEEHIA
- a CDS encoding DUF3558 family protein; this translates as MSEGTMQLRAQRDQRDPQAKRAKRLTRVLVGAAAVPVMLVAAGCSSDSGSDDGKDKAAEESAASKSASPSPTVKAAAYGKLPEPCSVVSKKTLDDLVPKADSGKEGSSNDTAMRAGCSWDSLDDNGVKGSQFRWLSVSMLRFESDVTRGEGEKLAHDYYLKQLKDAQAAEGAKSLKTAPVSRTGNEASVVSYDLKKKEGTFKQQTVVARVENVVVTLDFNGAGLAGDKTPDAGDLVKDAQKAAKEAVAAVMKANDTSAGGTPSGTPQGSGSPSKPASETSSKAPSKSS
- a CDS encoding RtcB family protein, with the translated sequence MSYVEMPGAKVPIRMWADPATVEEGALQQLRNVATLPWIKGLAVMPDVHYGKGATVGSVIAMRGAVCPAAVGVDIGCGMSAVKTSLTANDLPGDLSRLRSKIEQAIPVGRGMHDSPLEPGRFHGLATGGWDDFWGRFDGVAEAVKFRHERAGKQMGTLGGGNHFVEVCTDTTGSVWLMLHSGSRNIGKELAEHHIGVAQKLPHNQGLVDRDLAVFVADTPQMAAYRNDLFWAQEYAKYNRTLMMALLKDVVRKEFKKAKPVFEQEISAHHNYVAEERYDGMDLLVTRKGAIRAGSGDFGIIPGSMGTGSYIVKGLGNAKSFNSASHGAGRRMSRNAAKRRFSTKDLEEQTRGVECRKDSGVVDEIPGAYKPIDQVIDQQRDLVEVVAKLKQVVCVKG
- a CDS encoding SDR family NAD(P)-dependent oxidoreductase — translated: MATAAAAPSAASRIAVVTGASSGIGAATARQLAAAGYRVVLTARRKDRIEALAGEIEAAGHKATAYPLDVTDREAVDEFATAFKTVGVLVNNAGGALGADPVATGDPDDWRRMYETNVIGTLNLTQALLPKLEASGDGTVVVVSSTAGLSTYEGGAGYVAAKHGEHVLAETLRLEIVGRPVRVVEIAPGMVKTDEFALTRFAGDQDKAAKVYQGVAAPLTADDVADTITWAVTRPAHVNIDLLVVRPRAQASNTKVHREA
- a CDS encoding YnfA family protein → MLVLRSAALFVVAALFEIGGAWLVWQGVREQRGWLWAAGGVLALGAYGFVATFQPDAHFGRILAAYGGIFVAGSILWGVVADGYRPDRWDIAGALVCLAGMALIMWAPRNGG
- a CDS encoding LLM class flavin-dependent oxidoreductase, whose product is MQFGIFTVGDVTPDPTTGRTPTERERIKAMVAIALKAEEVGLDVFATGEHHNPPFVPSSPTTMLGYVAARTERLVLSTSTTLITTNDPVKIAEDFAMLQHLADGRVDLMMGRGNTGPVYPWFGKDIREGINLAVENYNLLHRLWREDVVNWEGKFRTPLQGFTSTPRPLDGVAPFVWHGSIRSPEIAEQAAYYGDGFFHNNIFWPADHTKRMIELYRARYAHYGHGTPEQAIVGLGGQVFMRKNSQDAVREFRPYFDEAPVYGHGPSLEDFTAQTPLTVGSPQQVIEKTLAFRDYAGDYQRQLFLMDHAGLPLKTVLEQLDLLGEEVVPVLREEFAKNRPADVPDAPTHASLLASRKGAPTEEGARA
- a CDS encoding CE1759 family FMN reductase, with product MKLVVVSAGLSVPSSTRLLADRLAAVAAPAATAPEPGPADVRVIELRDLAVEIAHTFTNGFPAPALADAFAEVAAADGLIVVTPVFSASYSGLFKSFFDALSVTDEDALTGKPVLIAATGGTGRHSLVLEHALRPLFAYLKAVIVPTGVYAASEDWGAEGLDARIERAATELAALMSGLSGSARASGPSAGRPLPKRDSFEEVTPFAERLAALSVPGPSPAP
- a CDS encoding transferase, producing the protein MSRPQPGQSPDRLPEKPLPRWFPAALPVSVLVAVLWGPVYAAVLCGVAAVAVAYATTRKPELWHLAAGTGLCAAGVLAQAFAYYLILRDGSLGPHGSAAVLFLLGLQFFLHGRKVRRAAQLTLSALRRHREENGLLRAAEPLGERRPGARRVPFAMTSVFGAVVSGLGSLFLCFTLLALRDLLTTGDNPWWASLVVAALCAQAVLFIGLGNTILRTGVQYYDTVVSSPDDLAGRQYVLYLRSFRDDHRLSRPHRVPLAGAWPAAAVSLGQGEEERIADALSWAGPLVGVGAPGERVPRAGARRMYLPPDDWQRPVSTMMRGAALVVIVLGKGPGTLWEIREAMRILPPERLLLLVPMKEKAYDEFRELAGDLAPGVLPAYRRSRALSSRVRGIIHFEPDWTARFVALRRPPPLEDPLVGSLDRAMWPAMVRLTELELERRADGRRGEA
- a CDS encoding RipA family octameric membrane protein, which translates into the protein MSDMGDALWNTEVGPAEYSVADDRYRQAVLDQYKLCVEMADRVSARRNLTNTFFLSLNSAVVAVVAAVSGGALADASVPLLLAGLVILLVQCAAWYVMVRSYRQLNRAKYAVIGAFEERLPAFAYSRGEWGALGEGRDWRRYLPLTYVEQWVPVVFAGSYVTGFFALVTR